Below is a genomic region from Oncorhynchus nerka isolate Pitt River unplaced genomic scaffold, Oner_Uvic_2.0 unplaced_scaffold_7634, whole genome shotgun sequence.
TCCCCAGCACCAGCAGGTCATCACCACCAGTCTTTACTGGTACCAAAGGCAGAGCTTCCCCAGCAGGACATCACCACCAGTCTTTACTGGTACCAAAGACAGAGCTTCCCCAGCACCAGCAGGTCATCACCACCAGTCTTTACTGGTACCAAAGACAGAGCTTCCCCAGCACCAGCAGGACATCACCACCAGTCTTTACTGGTACCAAAGGCAGAGCTTCCCCAGCAGGTCATCACCACCAGTCTTTACTGGTACCAAAGACAGAGCTTCCCCAGCAGGTCATCACCACCAGTCTTTACTGGTACCAAAGACAGAGCTTCCCCAGCAGGTCATCACCACCAGTCTTTACTGGTACCAAAGACAGAGCTTCCCCAGCACCAGCAGGACATCACCACCAGTCTTTACTGGTACCAAAGGCAGAGCTTCCCCAGCAGGACATCACCACCAGTCTTTACTGGTACCAAAGGCAGAGCTTCCCCAGCAGGTCATCACCACCAGTCTTTACTGGTACTAAAAAGACAGAGCTTCCCCAGCACCAGCAGGACATCACCACCAGTCTTTACTGGTACCAAAGGCAGAGCTTCCCCAGCAGGTCATCACCACCAGTCTTTACTGGTACCAAAGACAGAGCTTCCCCAGCAGGTCATCACCACCAGTCTTTACTGGTACCAAAGACAGAGCTTCCCCAGCACCAGCAGGACATCACCACCAGTCTTTACTGGTACCAAAGGCAGAGCTTCCCCAGCAGGACATCACCACCAGTCTTTACTGGTACCAAAGACAGAGCTTCCCCAGCACCAGCAGGACATCACCACCAGTCTTTACTGGTACCAAAGGCAGAGCTTCCCCAGCAGGACATCACCACCAGTCTTTACTGGTACCAAAGACAGAGCTTCCCCAGCACCAGCAGGTCATCACCACCAGTCTTTACTGGTACCAAAGACAAAGCTTCCCCAGCACCAGCAGGACATCACCACCAGTCTTTACTGGTACCAAAAGCAGAGCTTCCCCAGCAGGTCATCACCACCAGTCTTTACTGGTACCAAAGACAGAGCTTCCCCAGCCCAGCGACATCACCACCAGTCTTTACTGGTACCAAAGGCAGAGCTTCCCCAGCAGGACATCACCACCAGTCTTTACTGGTACCAAAGGCAGAGCTTCACCCAGCAGGTCATCACCACCAGTCTTTACTGGTACTAAAGAGACAGAGCTTCCCCAGCACCAGCAGGACATCACCACCAGTCTTTACTGGTACCAAAGACAGACTTCCCCAGCAGGTCATCACCACCAGTCTTTACTGGTACCAAAGACAGAGCTTCCCCAGCACCAGCAGGACATCACCACCAGTCTTTACTGGTACCAAAGAGCAGAGCTTCCCCAGCAGGTCATCACCACCAGTCTTTACTGGTACCAAAGACAGAGCTTCCCCAGCACCAGCAGGACATCACCACCAGTCTTTACTGGTACCAAAGACAAAGCTTCCCCAGCACCAGCAGGACATCACCACCAGTCTTTACTGGTACCAAAGGCAGAGCTTCCCCAGCACCAGCAGGTCATCACCACCAGTCTTTACTGGTACCAAAGGCAGAGCTTCCCCAGCAGGACATCACCACCAGTCTTTACTGGTACCAAAGACAGAGCTTCCCCAGCACCAGCAGGTCATCACCACCAGTCTTTACTGGTACCAAAGACAGAGCTTCCCCAGCACCAGCAGGTCATCACCACCAGTCTTTACTGGTACCAAAGACAGAGCTTCCCCAGCAGGTCATCACCACCAGTCTTTACTGGTACCAAAGGCAGAGCTTCCCCAGCAGGTCATCACCACCAGTCTTTACTGGTACCAAAGACAGAGCTTCCCCAGCAGGTCATCACCACCAGTCTTTACTGGTACCAAAGATAGAGCTTCCCCAGCACCAGCAGGACATCACCACCAGTCTTTACTGGTACCAAAGGCAGAGCTTCCCCAGCAGGTCATCACCACCAGTCTTTACTGGTACCAAAGACAGAGCTTCCCCAGCAGGTCATCACCACCAGTCTTTACTGGTACCAAAGACAGAGCTTCCCCAGCACCAGCAGGTCATCACCACCAGTCTTTACTGGTACCAAAGACAGAGCTTCCCCAGCAGGTCATCACCACTCAGTCTACTGGTACCAAAGACAGAGCTTCCCCAGCACCAGCAGGACATCACCACCAGTCTTTACTGGTACCAAAGACAGAGCTTCCCCAGCACCAGCAGGACATCACCACCAGTCTTTACTGGTACCAAAGGCAGAGCTTCCCCAGCACCAGCAGGACATCACCACCAGTCTTTACTGGTACCAAAGACAGAGCTTCCCCAGCACCAGCAGGACATCACCACCAGTCTTTACTGGTACCAAAGACAGAGCTTCCCCAGCACCAGCAGGTCATCACCACCAGTCTTTACTGGTACCAAAGGCAGAGCTTCCCCAGCAGGACATCACCACCAGTCTTTACTGGTACCAAAGACAGAGCTTCCAGCACCAGCAGGTCATCACCACCAGTCTTTACTGGTACCAAAGACAGAGCTTCCCCAGCACCAGCAGGACATCACCACCAGTCTTTTATTGACCAACATCAAGGTGGTCTTACCTGTCTCTGCAGAGTAACAGCATTACAGGACTGTTGTCCCTCTACAATGCGGATCAGCAGACCGATCCAGGCCGAAGTACTGAGAGAAGAACACATCTGAGGCTGGAGGGCCACGCTGCGGATGAAACCCAGAGTACACCAGCTACGATGCTGCTCCCTGGACACCAGCCGGTGAGATGGACAACCTGAgggtagaggtcagaggtcaggacaGAGAGTACACCAGCTACGATGCTGCTCCCTGGACACCAGCCGGTGAGAACCTGAgggtagaggtcagaggtcaggacaGAGAGTACACCAGCTACGATGCTGCTCCCTGGACACCAGCCGGTGAGAACCTGAgggtagaggtcagaggtcaggacaGAGAGTACACCAGCTACGATGCTGCTCCCTGGACACCAGCCGGTGAGAACCTGAGGGTAGAGGTCAGACAGGCATTTCTCCCGGGCTGAGTGATTACATAGCCTCTTTCTTGAGATCAAGTGAGTTTACCGGTCTTATCGTTGGCTCCACTCTCCACCAGCATGCGGAGAAGACCACAGAGGGTCCGTGTGGCGTCTGTCTGCATCACCTCGGAGTAGATCccagcagacagagacagggtcttCAACAGGTTCACTGTGCTGGTTAACAACATGGCTGTAGGGTGGGCACTCTTATCCAGCACCTCTCCTTCTAGTACACACACAGAATTATACATTAGAGAAAAGGTCTGTCTGACATGTTATTTCACCTTATATTCTACACACTGTGAAGCACTTGATTCGTTGTTGATGTAGGCCTTAAGAAATCTAATTTATCTGATTTGATTGCACCAGggggtgtatatatacacacactgaccagggggtgtatatatacacacactgaccagggggtgtatatatacacacactgaccagggggtgtatatatacacacactgaccagggggtgtatatatacacacactgaccagggggtgtatatatacacactgaccagggggtgtatatatacacactgaccaGGGGGTGTATATACACACTGACCAGGGGGTGTATATACACACTGACCAGGGGGTGTATATACACTGACCAGGGGGTGCATATATACTGACCAGGGGGTGCATATACACTTATCAGGGGGTGCATATACACTGACCAGGGGGtgcatatatacacactgaccagggggtgtatatatactgaccagggggtgtatatacactgaccagggggtgtatatatacactgaccAGGGGGTGTATATACACTGACCAGGGGGTGTATATACACTGACCAGGGGGTGTATATACACTGACCAGGGGGTGTATATACACTGACCAGGGGGTGCATATATACTGACCAgggggtgtatatatactgaccaGGGGGTGCATATATACACAGACCAGGGGGtgcatatatacacactgaccAGGGGGtgcatatatacacactgaccAGGGGGTGCATATATACTGACCAGGGGGTGTATATACACTGACCAGGGGGTGCATATACACTTAACAGGGGGTGCATATACACTGACCAGGGGTGCATATATACACGACCGGGTGATATATACTGACCAGGGGGTGTATATACACTGACCAGGGGTGTATATACACTGACCAGGGGTGTATATACACTGACCAGGGGTGCATATACACTGACCAGGGTGCATATACACTGACCAGGGGTGCATATATCGACCAGGTGCATATATACGACCAGGGGGCATATGTACTGACCGGGGTGCATATATACTGACCAGGGGTGCATAGTACGACCAGGGCATATATACTGACCAGGGTGATATACGACCAGGGTGATATATACTGACCAGGGGTGCATATATACTGACCAGGGTGTATATACACTGACCAGGGGTGCATATACACTGACCAGGGGTGCATATATACTGACCAGGGGTGCATATATACTGACCAGGGGGTGCATATGTACTGACCAGGGGGTGCATATGTACTGACCAGGGGTGCATATGTACTGACCAGGGGTGCATATATACTGACCAGGGGGTTGCATATATACTGACCAGGGGGTGCATATATACTGACCAGGGGGTGTATATACACTGACCAGGGGGTGCATATACACTGACCAGGGGGTGCATATATACTGACCAGGGGGTGCATATATACTGACCAGGGGGTGCATATATACTGACCAGGGGGTGCATATATACTGACCAGGGGGTGCATATATACTGACCAGGGGGTGCATATATACTAACCAGGGGGTGCATATATACTGAACCAGGGGTGCATATATACTAACCAGGGTGCATATATACTGACCAGGGGTGCATATATACTGACCAGGGTGCATATATACTGACCAGGGGGTGCATATATACTGACCAGTGTCATCCTCGGTGTCAGAGTCTTCAGTAGCAGGCTGGGAGGCAGGCGGTGGCTCTGACAGTTTCAGGTCGTATTTTCCTTCCTTCCCCATCCTGTAGGAGTTGGTACTGCTGGTATCCCATTGGACCCTAATCCACCCATCCTCACCCAGCTCCCCTATCACCCGGCCCAGACCCGGCGCAGGACCGTCCTACACAGAGActaacattttagtcatttagcacaaGGGTTCTCAAACTTTTTCACTCAGACCCCCCTTCCAACATTGGGAAACAGCCCGCACCCAAAACCCCACGTTTATTTCTATGGCCACCTTGCACATTTTACTATTACAACTTTAAAGAGGAAGTtgaacagatgacattcatattctgacaatctctgcaactcacttagataacatattttgatgatacagtggtagcaatacatggttataacatttaCAGAAAACACAGGAATGCCAATGGTGGAGGTGCTGcagtttatattcagaaccacattcctgtaaagcttagagaggatctcatgttaaatactgttgtagtaatatggctacaggttcatctgcctcacctaaagcccattctggtgggaagctgctatagaccagtcagtatctggataatgttaaatactgttgtagtaatatggctacaggttcatctgcctcacctaaagcccattctggtgggaagctgctatagaccagtcagtatctggataatgttaaatactgttgtagtaatatggctacaggttcatctgcctcacctaaagcccattctggtgggaagctgctatagaccagtcagtatctggataatgttaaatactgttgaagtaatatggctacaggttcatctgcctcacctaaagcccattctggtgggaagctgctatagaccagtcagtatctggataatgttaaatactgttgtagtaatatggctacaggttcatctgcctcacctaaagcccattctggtgggaagctgctatagaccagtcagtatctggataatgttaaatactgttgtagtaatatggctacaggttcatctgcctcacctaaagccca
It encodes:
- the LOC135566079 gene encoding E3 ubiquitin-protein ligase HERC2-like — its product is DGPAPGLGRVIGELGEDGWIRVQWDTSSTNSYRMGKEGKYDLKLSEPPPASQPATEDSDTEDDTEGEVLDKSAHPTAMLLTSTVNLLKTLSLSAGIYSEVMQTDATRTLCGLLRMLVESGANDKTGCPSHRLVSREQHRSWCTLGFIRSVALQPQMCSSLSTSAWIGLLIRIVEGQQSCNAVTLQRQ